Genomic window (Bombus pascuorum chromosome 8, iyBomPasc1.1, whole genome shotgun sequence):
attttatgtaagtAATCTTTCTATCGAAAATGATGTTgagttaaatttaaatgaatttacttagttcattttcattttatcataatatatttatacaaataataagttAGTATACATATTATGTTCTCAAATAATAAGAACCAACCTTGCATATTGCATAGTAATTGTGATCACTAACTTTATGACTACATATATCAATACCAGAAAATGCCAGACATTCTGAGCAGCTAAAATTCTCAGTATTTACTTGTAATTGACTCCATGTAGTTGATCTCTctaagaattatataaaattcttaaataattaactgAGATATGAGTGTTACTCTGTGCTTTATTCTTTTCCTAGCAAATGCTaagattttttcaattatttttagattacCTGTAGGAGCAATGTTTCTGTCAACAATAATGACATTTTCTAGATCTACAAATTTTACGTTATCAATTGAATCAACTGCTATATTATCAGCAGATATATCAGTTAAATAGAAGCCAAAATTATCATctttataagtaaatttataagCAGCATCTAGAAGACTCGAAGCTAATTTAGCCCTACGTAACCATGGTTCATTATAATAAGCAGTTAACGGCATCCCAACATATTCCTCAATTAAAATGCGACCACAGGTACCAAAATATCTTGGTACTGGCCAATCCTTATTTGTAGATAATATCTATAAACAAAGATATTTTAGTTCATATCAAAGCATTTTATAAGCATATAAAACTGTATGTTTCAATTGTATTTGCTGATAAAAACTTATGTAGAAATCcctatatatgaaaaataatataatataaaagtaatgcACTTTTAAGTTAGTTTAGTTGATGTAAGtaaattttgtgaatttatatttaaataacttgACATAAACAAGTATATATGTACCTGAAGAAGGAGAGGCTCAGGATTAAGAACTGTTAATAcccaaatattaatatgaagTATTTTTCTATCGACATTTTTCTCATTACGATATACATTACTTAAGAGATCATTTAAATGTTGAACAGTAGGACAAAGTTTTAAATGATTGAAGTTATTTTTCGTGGAATTCACATGAACTTCTTTTTTGATAAGTTCATGGAAATTGATTTCAACtttattatctatttcttttgcatcttttatacaaatatgagaaattcttttgtttttgcaAAGCATTCGATCAAATTCATCTAATTCCGAATTTTGTGCTAACTTCTTCAGAACAACTCTGCTATTATTAAAGGATccaaaaaatacattttttactccaaaaaaatatgcaaacacGGAATAAAAATCATGAAATGCAATATCTATTTCATGAATGTACTTGCATGCAGAAATACCAAAACATGCTGGACATTTATGTAATTCTGTTAAACGATTTATGTCCGGTCGAAATGTAATAATTGTGGACCACTTTAATGCtattaaaattgttagaaGAGATAATAGCTCccactttttaaattttaatatactatatatatatgataaaatcATGTTACGCTGTCATCAGAACTTGTTTTTAGTATGATTGTGTGAAGTTGGcttcaattattatatttagaaaccAGAGAGGCTATAGGAACCTATACCTATACCTATGTTCAAGATAGCAAAATCCTTTTTCTTGTAAGATAGATAAAGATGAATAGAATGCCTCTATCTCTGTCCGAGACATTGTCACATATGCGCAGAACGAGAACCTTCTTGTCTTCCATGTTGATTTTTTGCAATTCAATTTTCGAACAGTTTCTTCTATACTTTCGGTATATGTGTGTCGAGATCAGTCCATCTGACCGTGATCGCAATTCCTACTCTTTGATATGTacctattatatttatattttgaggtaatagtttaattttttggttaaataaacaaaaacatgGATTATCATGAAATACTGCttcatttaacaaaatttaataaaactgatTATGGTatgataacattttttatatattaaaatgagtaaattttataatcattaaaaattgttaatgggagttttataattttataagttgTAGGAAAGGCTGACtttgatgaaaatttgcaGAAGATTTTACAAAAAGTGCAACTAATTTTAgtgaaaaatgatgaaaacCTTGTAATTAACAGCATTGAAGATGAAAATGAACCTGTTGATATTAGGTAATATCAGCATTTTTTATAActcttaaatttaatatgttgGCAtctgaatttcaattttttaattgcacgTGCCATGATATAAATTGACAGTATAAAAgacaattttgttattcttttctttaatcaaataaaaaaaaaaaaaaaaaaaaaaaaaaaaaaaaatgctcAAAATCATTTTACATTAATGATAAACAAGTATCTCTGGCATctcaaacatttaaaaatattttgttgatgAATAAAGTGCAATGCATTATAAAATGGCATGTGACATGTGATGGCTAacacgttaaaaatataaaagttatataaaattatttaaaattaaatgcaAAGATGTCTAATTTCTAATGTATTTTTAGATATCGGTACATATATATCATCATAtatgttttacaaaatataaagagGAATAATTCCACAAACGATAAATCTTTACTTAGTGTTAAGCAATTTCGTActgtaaaaatttgtatagaaTTGGTAATTGCCATAGGAATTATATCTTGTCTTTTGCCTGGTGTCGGAGTTGACATGGCTAAATTATGTCCCAGAGTTATGGTGATCTGGAAGGAAGATATATCAGATTTCCAAGTATGAATTATAGTTATTGCATTAAAAAACACTAAttgggaaaattaaaaatatttcctttatttcagaaatataagagattaaaatttacaGTTAATTCTATTGTAGAATTATACGATGATATTATGTTTCGTCCTGCAATACTTGTTCAAATAGGATCCATATTTGCTGCACTTTTACAATTATCCTATGCCCCATTGATAAAACCACTTGAAAACACTATACCAATTCAAGATGGAAATGAAAGCAAGGTTAAATTTATAATGACTAAagatatatatgataaattaaaaaaagatcaaGAACACTTTATATGTTTGTTTCATAAGTTATTAAATAACTGTCCCTCATCTATATGCATGAAAGAATTGATGGTAATTCTTGGCATTAAAGGAGTACCAAGATGGCTCCAACGTGAAACCCGCAAATATTTAGTACAACAGCTAATGCAACCTAATGGAATTATTTCAATCGTAACTATTGTTTGTGAAAACCCATTGGATTATGGACAACATTGGAATAAATTGGATACTATTTCCCGATTAATAGCTACATCAcatggaaataattttgtagaatattataaatccaTATGCTCACAAgtacattttacaaattatttttgtattaacgattcatatttatttccttGAATACTTGATAATTTTAGGATAAACTATATTTGTTTCAGTTACTGAATCTTTTAAGTTCAACCCGGATTATGCATTCGGCAACAATAGCAAGCTACTgcattactatattttatgaatacaatCCGATTGTTTGctatgaaaatattgtaaaagtaATATGTAATCCATTACTagtaaatttagaaaatgaaCAGAAGGTGAAAAGCGAGGAAGAAGtggaaaaatgtattgaaaatttaacaaGATGCTTTGTCACCACggaaagtaaatttaaaaaattgcctTCTGAACTTTTAATGAAAGTAGCTattcctttattttcattatataacACTGTTAGACAAAGTGCTTATGTACTAAAAGCTAAACTGAAACAACTTGTACTACTGCTTTTATATGAACAACCATTAAAAACTGATCTTTTTGCTGCATTTCTTGGACACAATGTAAATAGTAATTTTGggaattatttgaaatcaAAGTTTGGACCAACAGGTGGAATTGAAATTCTTGGATTAGATAGGACTTGCAAATATGACGAATTTGCGGACactttatttgatttgacGTTTACTACAAAAGCTCTATCAACTAAACTGTTTacctatttattaaaatttctatcaaattcCATAAAAGTAGATCAAATGGAAGCTCAAAATATGTTAGAAACTGAGGAAGATACAATGGAaaagatggaagaaaaattagcAGCTGTGAAACTTCTATCAAGTTTAGCTAATATATCTGTTGTGCAAGAATCACAAGTTGAAGATCCAAAACTAAtgttctattttataaaattattacttaatcagcatataaaaaaaacacaTGATTTGACAGCAGATGAAGACTGTGAAATCTTATATGTAGGCTTAATGTTAgtgaaaatgattttaaacgaaaaaaagaaatctttagATTGGACAGTATTCaatgattttgtaaaattcctGAAAGAATGTTGtgctttttcaaatattccatcACAATTGTTAATGTTAATGCGAGAATTGATAGAAGTAGTTGAAACTAAAGGTAGACCAGAAAAAAGACATTATCAGGACGTATCAGCCAGTTGTAAAGTATCAAACAAATTCGAAAACGTAATTCGAGATCTTGCGGATCCGTTACTACCTGTACGTGCTCATGCACTTGTAGTTCTTACTAAACTAATTGAAAATATGGATCCATgtactatttctaaaaaaacAGTTCTTCTACAATTATTTATGGTTGGTAAAAAGAATCTTTTTCTGATTTCGCTCTcttctaatatattttgtgtatcgtatatctttttttataggaaaatGTGAAACATGAAGATTCGTTTATATATTTGGCAGCAATTAACGGATTATGTGCTTTAGCCACTTCATATCCAGAagtaattgttaaaatattagtaCAGGAATATATTGATATACCACAGCGTATTTCTGGTGGAGACATAAATGTAGAAACTAGAGTTAAGTTAGGAGAAATACTTGTAAAAATGACCAGAAATTTAGGTATGTCTTGTACAGATTCCTTTCCccttgtatataaaatttttcagaattatatatttttataggtGAAATGGTATCGTCTTATAagagtattttaataaatggaTTCTTATGTGCTATACGAGATGCAGATTCTTTAATGCGAGCATCTAGTCTTTCTTGCTTGGCTGAACTCTGTAAAGTACTAGGTTTTCGTTTGGGAGATGACGTTATTGAGGTATgttcaattaatttacataaatatgaatattatataaagccATAAAACGTAGTTCTAGCAAGTGGAGAAcgatttttcatgaaattgacaattatgtatttatataagattccgttttttcgttttaaaaacttACTGTACATATACTCTTGACTTGTAGATATTGACTTCATGGAACTTGGTATATTCTTGTCTATCTGTCatatttgctattttattaatgtaactCAGGAAGGGTAGTCAAATGTTGACTTTCTAAAACAACTTTTATCTTATAAATTACtagaaacattttctttaaacgaaaattttattaaaaaatttttagtttttatttcagatttattttttcacaaaaaattaccatttgatattaatatatttcatatcatatttatattttatatcataatgaatttttactaaaaacatatgtaattatatacaattgaatttaatatatatttaagtacaTTATGcttcgaatatatatataaatgagttttaatataaatctttAGGTGATCTATTGCATTACCAGTATCGTAAAAACAGACAAAGTCCCTGAATGTCGACGAGCTGCAGTTATGGTTAGCACTTTATTACTCCGTGGTCTTGGAAAGGATACATTAACAAGCCTGGGTAAAGATTTGATTGACTTATATCGTGGCCTTAAACACTTACGAGACAACGATGAGGATCTAATACTGCGTTTACATGCTCAACAAGCGCTGGAAGAATTAGATCTAATAGTGCAAGACTTCATCCTTGCTACTCCaaaacttgaaaaaaaaattattctctaGGTTTGTAATAATGAGTACcgttatgaaaaaatatagtttaagAATATTTACTATTTGGTTCCtacaaagaatatttatattcattatttcttttttaatgtataagtttgagttatttgttataattctaaataaaagcaaatataATTGATTTTGTTTACCATAAGTCTCTGACCAAagtattcaaattttacatatttttatacacgtctggaaaatttgtcaacgttattaatttattcattgatTATTGTCCCCATTTTTTTCTCTACAGAAACAAACATGTTTAAGGCTGTTGCTTTGAACACAACATTCAGTTCTCTTCGCATTGATACATTTTGTCAATACCTAATGTACtgataacaaatattattattaatacaattatagtattacatattatatatatagtatatatataatatataatactataatatataatactattaatACAATACCATTACTATATCAACAACATATCAGTACATATATTCGGTAAAAAGGAGTATATTGGAATTTAGTATCGAAGAAATAGTTTTGTGAAAAAAAGAGTTTATAAAGACTTCACTTGATGAGCATAAGAATAAtagaagaaggagaaattaGATACATGAATGAACGATTACGGAATATACAATTAAGAAAAAGTACGAGTGAATTTCACTTAtatagataattattttaagctGGCTAAAAATGAGTGAAAACAGTACAATCTGTTACCAATGAGTATTTTGTATGAACAATAAACAATAGATCTAATTATCACTTGATATAACTagactgcgaatgtttatggaaattcatatttctgtaaatataattaaagaaatagaacctaaacagaaatttgtttcatctactAAATGTCATGATAAGTACTATATATTCttagtatattttgtatatttttgtatattatatgtattttgtgcatttttgaagttttaaattcctaaataataaatgctcAAACATCCACAGTCTAGATGTGACAAAATATTCGTGTTAAAAATCTCAGTTGTTAATGTAATATGAGGAAATGTTAATGATGCcttgttatatatgtatatgtctGAGTCTGATAAAAATAtgcttcattggaaaataagggTATATGCAAATACATACTTTTTGTAATCATTATACATGTAAAGTGAATACATTGATGTTGGTTCGATGCTGTTGCACATGTACTACACTATTAAGAGAATACACTACCCTatacttataaaatatatacttttatcaTCCTTAAAGTTTTAAGCGAATAGAACGTTGTATCGAAGGAATTTATCAGAATTcaaatttctgataaaattaGGAAtgtgaagaaatattttgcataatttatttattttacaatgtaGTATTTTTATGATACTTCAATTACCAACCTTTTAAATGTTTactataatgaataattttgccattttgtaatatttttttctttaaaaaaaatagtgaAATAAAGTTAAAGTCGCATTAATATCATTTGAAAAAGATCTAAATTTTTCACCTTGTAATAACTTAtcaaaaaaaaattcttcaattCTTCTTTATGGCAgctttatatatacaaatttgtcGACAAAGAAATCGGAATAGTAGTGAACTAAtgcatagaaaatttattttaacaactTATTTAACACAATcggaaaaaatggaaaaacagAAACGACTGAATTTCTAAAGTATTCATTAATCAATACATACTTAATTAGACAAGTCTTAGAATGTGgactataaaaatatcgtatctTTCGAAAAGAATCCAGCTAAACGAATATCATCTCGTTTAAGACATACATACAGCCTTTGTGGTTGGGGAGTTGAGGTTGGCGAGGGCCTTGGTGTTACAATTCGTAAAATAAACTCTTTACAGCAAGGTTCTGGGAATGTTTTAAACTTATCTCCAGCAACATCTACGTCTGGATTACTATTGAGGGAGGTCATTATAAGAGCAGCCTAGAACATACAAAGTTATCAATAGCATATtacttttgttaaataaatatttgtattaaagagTATTACAATCTagatgattaaaaaattcggCTCTTAGatattttcattctctttGTACTTAGCTTTTGTATCAGTAAAAGTGACTAA
Coding sequences:
- the LOC132909554 gene encoding divergent protein kinase domain 2A; the protein is MILSYIYSILKFKKWELLSLLTILIALKWSTIITFRPDINRLTELHKCPACFGISACKYIHEIDIAFHDFYSVFAYFFGVKNVFFGSFNNSRVVLKKLAQNSELDEFDRMLCKNKRISHICIKDAKEIDNKVEINFHELIKKEVHVNSTKNNFNHLKLCPTVQHLNDLLSNVYRNEKNVDRKILHINIWVLTVLNPEPLLLQILSTNKDWPVPRYFGTCGRILIEEYVGMPLTAYYNEPWLRRAKLASSLLDAAYKFTYKDDNFGFYLTDISADNIAVDSIDNVKFVDLENVIIVDRNIAPTERSTTWSQLQVNTENFSCSECLAFSGIDICSHKVSDHNYYAICKILLAININNSILPGGLLHDIPADILKNYPDVQHLIQQCVHPQKTLLSRIDAGMQLKKLLDFIIQNQI
- the LOC132909525 gene encoding transport and Golgi organization protein 6 homolog isoform X1 — translated: MDYHEILLHLTKFNKTDYVVGKADFDENLQKILQKVQLILVKNDENLVINSIEDENEPVDIRYRYIYIIIYVLQNIKRNNSTNDKSLLSVKQFRTVKICIELVIAIGIISCLLPGVGVDMAKLCPRVMVIWKEDISDFQKYKRLKFTVNSIVELYDDIMFRPAILVQIGSIFAALLQLSYAPLIKPLENTIPIQDGNESKVKFIMTKDIYDKLKKDQEHFICLFHKLLNNCPSSICMKELMVILGIKGVPRWLQRETRKYLVQQLMQPNGIISIVTIVCENPLDYGQHWNKLDTISRLIATSHGNNFVEYYKSICSQLLNLLSSTRIMHSATIASYCITIFYEYNPIVCYENIVKVICNPLLVNLENEQKVKSEEEVEKCIENLTRCFVTTESKFKKLPSELLMKVAIPLFSLYNTVRQSAYVLKAKLKQLVLLLLYEQPLKTDLFAAFLGHNVNSNFGNYLKSKFGPTGGIEILGLDRTCKYDEFADTLFDLTFTTKALSTKLFTYLLKFLSNSIKVDQMEAQNMLETEEDTMEKMEEKLAAVKLLSSLANISVVQESQVEDPKLMFYFIKLLLNQHIKKTHDLTADEDCEILYVGLMLVKMILNEKKKSLDWTVFNDFVKFLKECCAFSNIPSQLLMLMRELIEVVETKGRPEKRHYQDVSASCKVSNKFENVIRDLADPLLPVRAHALVVLTKLIENMDPCTISKKTVLLQLFMENVKHEDSFIYLAAINGLCALATSYPEVIVKILVQEYIDIPQRISGGDINVETRVKLGEILVKMTRNLGEMVSSYKSILINGFLCAIRDADSLMRASSLSCLAELCKVLGFRLGDDVIEVIYCITSIVKTDKVPECRRAAVMVSTLLLRGLGKDTLTSLGKDLIDLYRGLKHLRDNDEDLILRLHAQQALEELDLIVQDFILATPKLEKKIIL
- the LOC132909525 gene encoding transport and Golgi organization protein 6 homolog isoform X2, whose translation is MDYHEILLHLTKFNKTDYGKADFDENLQKILQKVQLILVKNDENLVINSIEDENEPVDIRYRYIYIIIYVLQNIKRNNSTNDKSLLSVKQFRTVKICIELVIAIGIISCLLPGVGVDMAKLCPRVMVIWKEDISDFQKYKRLKFTVNSIVELYDDIMFRPAILVQIGSIFAALLQLSYAPLIKPLENTIPIQDGNESKVKFIMTKDIYDKLKKDQEHFICLFHKLLNNCPSSICMKELMVILGIKGVPRWLQRETRKYLVQQLMQPNGIISIVTIVCENPLDYGQHWNKLDTISRLIATSHGNNFVEYYKSICSQLLNLLSSTRIMHSATIASYCITIFYEYNPIVCYENIVKVICNPLLVNLENEQKVKSEEEVEKCIENLTRCFVTTESKFKKLPSELLMKVAIPLFSLYNTVRQSAYVLKAKLKQLVLLLLYEQPLKTDLFAAFLGHNVNSNFGNYLKSKFGPTGGIEILGLDRTCKYDEFADTLFDLTFTTKALSTKLFTYLLKFLSNSIKVDQMEAQNMLETEEDTMEKMEEKLAAVKLLSSLANISVVQESQVEDPKLMFYFIKLLLNQHIKKTHDLTADEDCEILYVGLMLVKMILNEKKKSLDWTVFNDFVKFLKECCAFSNIPSQLLMLMRELIEVVETKGRPEKRHYQDVSASCKVSNKFENVIRDLADPLLPVRAHALVVLTKLIENMDPCTISKKTVLLQLFMENVKHEDSFIYLAAINGLCALATSYPEVIVKILVQEYIDIPQRISGGDINVETRVKLGEILVKMTRNLGEMVSSYKSILINGFLCAIRDADSLMRASSLSCLAELCKVLGFRLGDDVIEVIYCITSIVKTDKVPECRRAAVMVSTLLLRGLGKDTLTSLGKDLIDLYRGLKHLRDNDEDLILRLHAQQALEELDLIVQDFILATPKLEKKIIL